In Streptomyces sp. P3, one DNA window encodes the following:
- a CDS encoding Lrp/AsnC family transcriptional regulator, with protein sequence MDDIDRAILRELQVDGRVPYAELGPKVGLSPSAARLRLQRLIDGKVVQIVGVTDPMTMSRQSMALLGLRIAGDSRAVADELSRHDEVVYTVLTSGGYDLFAEVVCSSPRTLLDFVNDVVRAVDGVASVESFPYFAIHTHRFLWDVDQGRPKP encoded by the coding sequence ATGGATGACATCGACCGGGCCATTCTGCGGGAGCTCCAGGTCGACGGCCGTGTCCCGTACGCCGAGCTGGGACCGAAGGTGGGATTGTCGCCCTCGGCTGCGAGGCTGCGGCTGCAGCGGCTGATCGACGGCAAGGTCGTCCAAATCGTCGGGGTGACCGACCCGATGACCATGAGCCGCCAGTCGATGGCGCTGCTGGGTCTGCGTATCGCCGGCGATTCCCGCGCGGTGGCCGATGAACTGTCCCGGCACGACGAGGTCGTCTACACGGTTCTGACCTCTGGCGGTTACGACCTGTTCGCCGAAGTCGTGTGCAGCAGCCCCCGCACCCTCCTGGACTTCGTCAATGACGTCGTCCGGGCCGTCGACGGAGTCGCGTCCGTGGAGAGCTTCCCCTACTTCGCGATCCACACCCACCGCTTCCTGTGGGACGTCGACCAGGGACGACCGAAGCCATGA
- a CDS encoding alpha-L-fucosidase → MKAAALAGGIAAFGLPQGLWPTAAQAYTVPPKMDWWYRARFGMFIHFGSYSQLGQGEWAFDSQQWTKANYQTQVTQNFDPTAFDAAAIAELAENAGMKYLVITAKHHEGFAMWDSDVAGFTDTTGAKRYNLHDYNGVQTDPLMELKAACESRDIKFCLYYSILDWNHPSQTDRHEGGLTTMSSQAARTAYIADLKAQLQELLDRYDPALLWFDGDWFDEPAGPTLEDWWLTSDGVDLYNWLIARKPGLIVNERVKRDHGLGDYAVAEFGIPGAPMSRPWERCATMNGAWGYNASRENSYRSVKDIVQELVTVVSRDGNLLLNIGPKGDGSVTAGTQTVLTGLASWMSTYGDSIHGTSGSPSTTEPAWGKLTKKSGKLFAHVFTWPTDGKLRIPAIDNPVSRVYLMNNPSVSLPYTVTDQISVTVPATAPDARVSVVCVEVQGMPVGLSAPAVFQHVDYQGARADLPLGGYTSSQLSAAGLGPAMASSLRVPAGFRVTGYSGDDFTGTAWTFTADTPDLRTTGNNDAIASLKVTLDPATYFRLTNVTNNLVLDSGGNVAAGSALKQWEAVNSTNLQWQAIELGNGYYRLVNRTNGMVADGWGSTVNGDPARQKAWDGGNTQQWQITHRGQGRYSIANRSTGLVLDGGGSVASGAVTKQWTWQQSTNLLWTITPVG, encoded by the coding sequence ATGAAGGCCGCCGCCCTCGCCGGAGGAATCGCGGCCTTCGGTCTGCCGCAGGGCCTGTGGCCCACCGCCGCCCAGGCGTACACGGTCCCCCCGAAGATGGACTGGTGGTACCGGGCCAGGTTCGGAATGTTCATCCACTTCGGGTCCTACTCCCAGCTCGGCCAGGGCGAGTGGGCGTTCGACAGCCAGCAGTGGACCAAGGCGAACTACCAGACCCAGGTCACCCAGAACTTCGACCCGACCGCGTTCGACGCCGCCGCCATCGCCGAACTGGCCGAGAACGCGGGCATGAAGTACCTCGTGATCACCGCCAAGCACCACGAAGGCTTCGCGATGTGGGACTCCGACGTCGCCGGCTTCACCGACACCACGGGCGCGAAGCGGTACAACCTGCACGACTACAACGGCGTGCAGACCGACCCGCTCATGGAGCTCAAGGCAGCATGTGAAAGCCGCGACATCAAGTTCTGCCTGTACTACTCGATTCTCGACTGGAACCACCCTTCGCAGACCGACCGTCACGAGGGCGGTCTCACCACGATGTCCTCGCAGGCCGCCCGCACCGCCTACATCGCCGACCTGAAGGCGCAGCTTCAGGAACTGCTGGACCGCTACGACCCGGCACTGCTGTGGTTCGACGGCGACTGGTTCGACGAGCCGGCCGGCCCCACCCTCGAGGACTGGTGGCTGACGTCGGACGGTGTGGACCTCTACAACTGGCTGATCGCCCGCAAGCCCGGCCTCATCGTCAACGAGCGGGTCAAGCGGGACCACGGCCTCGGCGACTACGCCGTCGCGGAGTTCGGGATACCCGGAGCGCCGATGAGCCGGCCGTGGGAGCGATGCGCCACCATGAACGGCGCCTGGGGTTACAACGCGTCCCGTGAGAACTCGTACCGCTCCGTCAAGGACATCGTCCAGGAACTCGTCACGGTCGTCTCCCGGGACGGCAATCTCCTGCTGAACATCGGCCCCAAGGGCGACGGCTCGGTCACCGCGGGGACCCAGACCGTCCTGACCGGCCTGGCCTCGTGGATGTCGACGTACGGCGACAGCATCCACGGCACCAGCGGCAGCCCGTCCACCACCGAGCCCGCATGGGGCAAGCTCACGAAGAAGAGCGGCAAGCTCTTCGCCCACGTCTTCACCTGGCCCACGGACGGCAAGCTGCGGATCCCCGCCATCGACAACCCTGTCAGCCGCGTCTACCTGATGAACAACCCCTCGGTCTCGCTGCCGTACACCGTCACCGACCAGATCAGCGTCACCGTGCCGGCCACCGCGCCGGACGCGAGGGTCTCCGTGGTGTGCGTCGAGGTCCAGGGCATGCCCGTGGGCCTCTCCGCGCCGGCGGTGTTCCAGCACGTCGACTACCAGGGTGCTCGCGCCGACCTGCCGCTGGGCGGCTACACCTCCTCCCAGCTGTCCGCCGCCGGCCTGGGGCCCGCCATGGCCTCCTCCCTCCGGGTGCCCGCCGGATTCAGGGTGACGGGCTACTCCGGTGACGACTTCACCGGCACCGCCTGGACGTTCACCGCGGACACGCCCGACCTTCGCACAACCGGCAACAACGACGCCATCGCCTCCCTGAAGGTGACGCTCGACCCCGCTACGTACTTCCGCCTGACCAACGTCACGAACAACCTGGTCCTGGACAGCGGCGGCAACGTCGCCGCCGGCTCCGCCCTGAAGCAGTGGGAGGCGGTGAACTCCACCAACCTCCAGTGGCAGGCGATCGAACTCGGCAACGGTTACTACAGACTTGTCAACCGCACCAACGGCATGGTCGCCGACGGCTGGGGCTCCACCGTCAACGGCGACCCCGCCCGGCAGAAGGCCTGGGACGGCGGCAACACCCAGCAGTGGCAGATCACCCATCGCGGCCAGGGCCGGTACTCGATCGCCAACCGCAGCACCGGGCTGGTCCTCGACGGCGGCGGGAGCGTGGCCTCAGGGGCCGTGACCAAGCAGTGGACGTGGCAGCAGAGCACCAACCTGCTCTGGACGATCACACCGGTCGGCTGA
- a CDS encoding RICIN domain-containing protein: MSRGTSSGHGRGRRAGRAAVALLLSLLAAAAALLIPASAARAASTVTFTTGATRTDTSGNTLQLHGMGIIKVGDTWYGFGENKTGETSSNTAFQAITCYSSTDLANWTYRGDALSLQASGDLGPSRVVERPKVIYNATTQKYVMYVHIDSPTYSEAKVGVATSSTPCGPYDYRGSSRPLGQLSRDIGLFQDTDGTAYLMSEDRNNGLRIDLLSSDYLTPVSTVAILGSGGGANSFESPAMIKANGVYYLLASHLTGWSLNDNVYSTATSVSGAWSAMRNFAAPGTKTYGSQTANIITVAGASGTTYIYAGDRWNTSDLGASQLIWLPLTISGTTVNLGQYPTWSLDVQAGTWTPGSGVPTAAAHTLTNSGSSLLLDVSGGSTASNANIVQATGTGGASQRWTVTKVSANIYTLKNVNSGLCLDVPSKSTAENRQLIQWTCNGGTNQQFFFDLVGSYTGSVYMLVAVHSGLNLGVLNNATTTGAAVVQLTGTGAASQKWTVG; this comes from the coding sequence ATGTCCCGAGGAACGTCTTCCGGCCACGGCCGCGGACGCAGAGCAGGGCGCGCCGCCGTCGCCCTCCTGCTGAGCCTGCTGGCAGCTGCCGCCGCACTCCTCATACCCGCCTCGGCCGCCCGCGCCGCGAGCACCGTGACCTTCACGACCGGCGCGACACGGACCGACACCAGCGGCAACACCCTGCAGCTGCACGGTATGGGCATCATCAAGGTCGGTGACACCTGGTACGGCTTCGGCGAGAACAAGACGGGCGAGACGTCGTCCAACACGGCCTTCCAGGCCATCACGTGCTACAGCTCGACCGACCTGGCCAACTGGACCTACCGGGGCGACGCGTTGTCCCTGCAGGCCAGCGGTGACCTCGGCCCCTCCCGGGTGGTCGAGCGGCCGAAGGTGATCTACAACGCCACCACCCAGAAGTACGTCATGTACGTGCACATCGACAGCCCCACCTACTCCGAGGCCAAGGTCGGCGTCGCCACCAGCAGCACGCCCTGCGGCCCCTACGACTATCGGGGCAGCTCCCGTCCACTCGGCCAACTGAGCCGTGACATCGGCCTGTTCCAGGACACCGACGGCACCGCCTACCTGATGTCGGAGGACCGCAACAACGGCCTGCGCATCGACCTGCTCTCCAGCGACTACCTCACCCCGGTGAGCACGGTCGCCATCCTCGGCAGCGGTGGCGGTGCCAACAGCTTCGAGTCTCCCGCGATGATCAAGGCCAACGGTGTCTACTACCTGCTGGCCTCGCACCTGACGGGCTGGAGCCTGAACGACAACGTCTACTCCACCGCCACCTCCGTCAGCGGCGCCTGGTCGGCGATGAGGAACTTCGCCGCCCCGGGCACCAAGACGTACGGCAGCCAGACCGCCAACATCATCACGGTGGCCGGCGCCTCCGGTACGACGTACATCTACGCCGGTGACCGCTGGAACACCTCCGACCTGGGCGCGTCCCAGCTCATCTGGCTGCCGCTGACCATCAGCGGTACGACGGTGAACCTCGGCCAGTACCCGACCTGGTCGCTGGACGTCCAGGCAGGCACCTGGACGCCCGGCAGCGGCGTACCGACAGCGGCGGCTCACACCCTGACGAACTCGGGCAGCTCGCTGCTGCTCGACGTCAGCGGAGGGTCCACCGCCTCCAACGCCAACATCGTCCAGGCGACCGGCACCGGTGGTGCGAGCCAGCGGTGGACGGTCACCAAGGTCTCCGCCAACATCTACACGCTCAAGAACGTCAACAGCGGGCTGTGTCTGGACGTCCCCAGCAAGTCGACCGCCGAGAACCGCCAGCTCATCCAGTGGACCTGCAACGGCGGCACCAACCAGCAGTTCTTCTTCGACCTGGTCGGCAGTTACACCGGCAGCGTCTACATGCTGGTGGCCGTGCACAGCGGACTGAACCTCGGGGTGCTGAACAACGCGACGACGACCGGAGCGGCAGTCGTCCAGCTGACCGGCACGGGTGCGGCGAGCCAGAAGTGGACCGTCGGCTGA
- a CDS encoding DUF5302 domain-containing protein: MAGKSSSSESAEPVDGEKGAPAPDGDGQDDLKRKFREALARKRGMQADAADVAANSDTSKVHGTHGPAASQRSFRRKSG; the protein is encoded by the coding sequence ATGGCTGGAAAGTCTTCATCGTCCGAAAGCGCGGAGCCCGTCGACGGCGAGAAGGGCGCCCCCGCGCCCGACGGCGACGGCCAGGACGACCTGAAGCGCAAGTTCCGAGAAGCCCTGGCGCGCAAGCGAGGGATGCAGGCGGACGCCGCCGACGTAGCCGCGAACAGTGACACGTCGAAGGTTCACGGCACGCACGGTCCTGCCGCCAGCCAGCGCTCGTTCCGTCGCAAGAGCGGCTGA